The genomic interval GCTTCGGGCTGGTGCTGGTACGACCAGCTCACCAACGGCGGCATGGACAACAAAATAGATTCGGTGCGCCCACCCGACTGCAAGCCAAAGTGCGTGCCACGGTCCCACACGAGGTTGAACTCGACATAGCGGCCACGGCGGTACAACTGGTGGTTGCGCTCGCGCTCGCCATACGGCGTGTTCACACGGCGGTCCACGATGGGCAAATACGATTCCAAGAAAGCATCACCCACGCTCTTGAGCATGTCAAAACTACGCTCAAAGCCCAGCTCAGCGAAGTCGTCAAAGAAGATGCCGCCGATGCCGCGCTGCTCGTTGCGGTGCTTGTTGCAGAAGTAGTCGTCGCACCAGGTTTTAAAGCGTGGGTACAAGTCGTCACCAAACGGTTGCAGCGCATCGTGACACACCTGATGGAAATGTTTGGCGTCTTCGGCATAGCCGTAATAAGGCGTGAGGTCCATGCCGCCACCAAACCAAGCCACGGTTTTGCCGTTGGCGGGGGTGGCTGCAATCATGCGCACGTTCATGTGCACGGTGGGCACATAGGGATTGCGGGGGTGAAACACCAAGGACACACCCATGGCTTCAAACGGTGCACCTGCCAGCTCTGGGCGGTGCTGTGTGGCTGAGGGCGGCAGCTTGGGGCCGCGCACATGCGAAAAGCCGCAGCCTGCACGCTCAAACACGGAGCCGTTTTCTAAGATTTGTGTGATGCCGTTGCCCTGCAACTGCTCGCCCGGGCCCTTTTCCCACTTGTCCACCAAG from Limnohabitans curvus carries:
- the hemF gene encoding oxygen-dependent coproporphyrinogen oxidase — encoded protein: MTTQTHEHVVAAARDYLIGLQSRITSAIEAKDGQAKFLVDKWEKGPGEQLQGNGITQILENGSVFERAGCGFSHVRGPKLPPSATQHRPELAGAPFEAMGVSLVFHPRNPYVPTVHMNVRMIAATPANGKTVAWFGGGMDLTPYYGYAEDAKHFHQVCHDALQPFGDDLYPRFKTWCDDYFCNKHRNEQRGIGGIFFDDFAELGFERSFDMLKSVGDAFLESYLPIVDRRVNTPYGERERNHQLYRRGRYVEFNLVWDRGTHFGLQSGGRTESILLSMPPLVSWSYQHQPEAGTPEHALLHDFLVPRDWLK